The Arachis ipaensis cultivar K30076 chromosome B10, Araip1.1, whole genome shotgun sequence DNA window GTTTTACTTTGTTATTGCAATTGGCTTTGCAACTGGGTATTGGTGAGTTATTGGGACTTTGTGGTTTAATAAAACTTGGAGGCACGCTTACTTCAGATGGGTGGAAGATTTAGCCGACACGATCTATGTCACAACTACAATAAGAATGGCAAAATTGAAGAAGTGGATGATGATGAGAAGCCGTGTTGTTGCTTGATCATGTATTCAtgtgtgtgtttttatttttattttgaagaatCAAAGGTGGAAATAAATTAAGGAAAGTGAATGATGTTTGATGCATGTATGAATGTATGTGTATGCATGAATTTGTAATAGAGATTGTCATTTGATGTTTAATCTCCTGAAGAACCTCTGCATAAAACAGAACAACATATCTAACAAAGTTATAAATTGAAGTTGAGTTTATAGCTCCCTTCTGCAATTCACCTCTTTTGATGCACCACTTTTcttaaattccttttaatttcattttctctGAACCTTGATTCAATGCAGCAGTAACCATACCACAACTGTTATGTAACTATACACTTCATTTCTGGTTCAATATACTTCCTGGTTACAGAGGGCAGAGGCTATTGATTCAGTTTTGTTAGCATTCATTCTATAACAAATAATGTGCAAGGGAACACACACCTAATGATCTAATCGAATAAGACTAGTAATTCCTTATGCTTGTGGAAAAGTATATGTGGCCAAAAGGTCTTATATATcatgtaaaaaaataataatatgaaaAAATTTCAATTCTTTAGCAATATACTATAGCATTTTGCATAGTTTAGTCTTGATGATAGTAAATTATTTGATTCGATTAAAACATTAACTTgcttgaacataacaaagaagcAATGAGACCTCTTTCTCAGTTCATCACAATCAGTTAGTGGAACAACAATGCTAAAATATAAACCATGGGGGAGGGGGGTAAAAAAGATAAAAGATTCAAGATATGATCAATAAAACAGATTTCAAGAACATAAAACCATTATGAAAAATGCAAAAGTGtgtaatgagaaaaaaaaaataagaggaaACTAGCATGACAACTACTAAATGATACACATGCTACATTGCAGCTTTTATAAGACTATTAAAAACTGTGTATCAGTGTATGAGAATATGCATATTTCTCAAGGTGTATTTGGTCCGGGAAAAATAAGAGCTACATCTTCACTAAGATGATAAAATAAGAGATAATATTTACAAGAGAGATTGTCCATAGTAGATTTTCAATTTTACAAAATAAGTGCTACATATTTACCAAATTACTTGGTTTAAGAGCTCCTGAAGTTCTAATGGATTGCTTAACCATTGGCTCTATAAATATGAGCATCAAGCACTGGGTTTTCTCCACTGATGAGCTCAAAGACACAAACATCTCCAACTTTTAAATCATTCTCAAGACTAAAAGGCCGCCAACCATTCGAGATATAGGCAGCTGCTGCTGCGGGATAACAGAGCAACTTTGCAGGCCACAGCTTGCCTTCGTACCGTATCTCTACATTctgctccttgttttcaaaataCTTTATGTAGAAGGAAGCTTTAAAATTCTGCATGATATATAACATTATGTAACAATACCACATAGAAGCTTGCATGATATTTAAGTTTCCTTATGGATAAATGTATAAGCTTAAACTTACAGCCCTTGATCTCTGTAGATTACTCTTCCCTAGCTTGATCATGAAAGAGGGATTTTCTGAGTTGAACTTCTGAGCTTCTTCCAGGCATCGAAAACCACAGGTCCCAGGCTCAAAAACTGGCTCCAATACcataaaaggatttgaaaaacaaTTAGAAAGAATCTTACCTTCAGAGTAAGATCTCTATGCATTTAGCCATTAAATTCAAAACATGCTGACTATGAACAACAATCTCTATGCATTTTGCCACAAAAAAAGATCAGTTGAATCAACAAAAAGTACAACGATTCGATCATAAAAGAAGCATACCATCCGAACGATGAATGACAGATGGAATTATTGGCATCTCAATGTTTTTCTCTTCAGGTTGACTACCTCCTTCCACATCTCTAGTTTCTGTGGCAATTCTCAATTGCTTACTTGTAAAAggcaatgataatgataatggtgttttcaatCTTTTCTGCTCTCTTCCCCAACATTGTGGTGGTAGCTCATTCAAAGTCTCAACCGAATCATTGTCGATCCGGTTATTGAAAGGATAGTGTATTTCAAGGCCACTCATGTCAAATATGTGTACCTCAAAACAAGAAGTTCCATTGAACTCAAATCGCAACAAGTGACCATGATCCAGAGAGTAATATGCAGCAAATTCTTTCCAACCCTTTTCAAATAAAATGTCACCATCATGCTGAGTCCATTGTACTTTCCATTGAGTGCCATCTGGAGGCTTCAGATACACTGGATTTTTCACACCACCACCATATTTGCTAGTGAACTTGTTTGGTATCTTCTGCAGTGCAAATGAACCTGATGTTAGTAATTATAATAATCAAAACTCATAAGCATAAAAGGAAACTAAAGAGTGATGACACATCTCCCTCTATCTATGTCACACTATGTAACTGAGATTAAGAATCAGTTATATTTTTTCAAGTTAGTTAGATGTTAACTAAAACTACTAATTAGTCACAAACATTATAGTGTATAAAATTATGTATTGCATTGCACTTCAGCACTTGTGCTATtcactttatttttttcataatcaGCAAAAAATCATCTTCCATGGTTTTCATATGACTCTTGATATTTCCTAATGCTGATCAAGACCAAGAATTCTGATCCAAGTAGTGCTTGTGCATCATACAAAATGttcaggaaaaagaaaagaaaagaaaaagcatgcatgcatgtGTGTGGTTCAGTTACAACATTAAGAGAGAGAGATGCAGATTTTGTATGCACTAACTAAAACTGAAGAAAGAGTGAGAAGAGCAGGTGAATGAAAGAAGCAGCTTACAAGATTTCCATCTTGAAGGCTTTGTCTGAGAATAATCTTAAAGAAACGGATCAAAGTTTTTGGAGGAGAATGCTTGTTTGGTTGGTAGCTACATGAAGCCATGGTTATTTTTTGACACAAGTAAGAATTATTGTGTCTGCTACACTTTTTAAGTGGACACTGAAACCATTGGAGAAAGGAAAGGGTTAAAACATATAATAATGCTATTTAGTATGACCACTTCTACTTTAAAACATAAGGTGCATGCTACAGTAAAGATGTCCAAAACTGTCTTCACTTGAAGATGTCACATGTATGCCTTATTTACCTGACATTTGTCTTTAGTGGGCCCGGTGTAAGTTGAAGCTGTTGATGCAGCTTTTATCTTTTGTTGGTTAGTTGATATTAATAAACTGAATTTCTCTAATCTCTTGATCAAATAAATGCACGGACACAAGAAGCAGCATTTAACAATCCATTTTGGAAAACTTTTCTTCTGATTTTGCATTTTTCACATTCAAATCCTGTAGTGATGAAAACCACCTAGCATCATTTGCCAGAGCAATATTTAATTGCATAAAACAATTTTTCTGTTTTCAGCATACAGCAAACAATCACATTAAACATCCATTCAATGACAACAATGGAGAATAAAATTCAAGATCTCAGAACATAAGAATGTGTTATAAGCAAATTATATAAGAACAAAAATTACTTATAGAAATACATAATCTACATGAGTCACTACTGAAACCTTCCCATGGGAATATGCTTACATGCATATATCTCATGGGGTGTTTGATTGGAAAGAAATGAGTTGCATTTTCATGGATTAGATTCATAACCTGCAATAATGTCAACAAGGTGATAAAACATGAAACAACACTGAAACTTTTAACCCTAGGGATACATCATTGGTACACACAAATAAGGATTGGATAAGGTAGAAGTTTGATTTTACAAAAGAGAAACAAACATTTTCACAAAACAACTTAGTTAAAGAAGTCCTGAAGTTCTAAAAGCTTAACAAACGACCGGCTCTATAAATATGAACATCGAGCACTCGATCTTTTTCATTGACAAGCTCAAAGACACAAACATCTCCAGCCTTTAAATTACTGGCACCAACAAAAGCTTGCCAACCGGCAGAGATATAGGCAGCAGAAGATGATGGATAATAGAGCAACTTTGCTGGCAACAACTTGTTTCTCAACTTTATCTGTATATTCGGCTTCTTCTTTGCAAAATACTTTGTGAAGAAGGGAACTGGTATGGCCTGGATCACAAatattttcatcatcatcatcagaacagAACCACAATTAGTGCAAGTATAACAATAGCAACTTATAAGTTTACAAACAGATGAATGTAAAAGCATAAACTTACAGCATTTGTTCTTGGTAGGTTTGTTTGTGTGATCTTGACCATGAAAGAGGGATTTTCTGACTTGAAATTCCGAGCTGCTTTCAGAGATTGAAAGCCACAGGACGAAGACTTGAAAGCTGGCTCCGATTTAATAACACATTTGAAACATCATAAGAAAGAAAGTTGTTATGAGTAAGTTGCAAATAAAGGAGTGAAACGTTCTTCATATAACTATCAGTTTTAAGAGTTCTTGAAGCTCAAGTGGATTGTCTAACCTTTGGCTCTATAAATATGAGTTTCAAACACCGGATCATCTCTATCGACGAGCTCAAACACAGTAACATCCCCAGGTTGTAATTTACTTGCTTGAGCAAATTGGAGCCATCCAGAAGAGATAAAGGCAGTAGAATTTTGTCGATAATAGCGCAACTTTGCAGGAAACAACTTCCCCTCAAAGCTTATCTTTACTTTCTGCTCCTCATTTTTAAAGTATTTTATGAAAAAGGAAGCTGGAAAATTCTGCATCACAACATATTTTTTCATCATTATTGTCAGAACAGAATCACAATTTGTGAAATAACAATATGTAACAACATTAACTTACACGGTTTGAACGTATAGCTTGCCTTATCTTGACAATGCAAAAGGGATTTTCAGAGCTGAACTTCTCAGCTTCTTTCAGAGCCTGAAACCCACTGGTCCCAGGAGAGAAATCTGAAACCAATAtcataaaataagaaaatgatTAGAACAGATCTTACTCAAGGAACAAGTCAGATACAAGCTATATATATTGGTTTTGGAACTGCTTAGACCCTATTTGATCTCTATTTcccaaaattaaacaaataaaatcaagaactCAGTTGCAACACAAAATAAAAGGATCATCCAATCATTAAAAAATAACATACCAAGGAAATCTTGCCGGGGAGATGAAAATACTGGCATTTCAAGGCTTGTATCCTTAGATTGGCTACCTCTTTCAACATCTCTAGATTTTGTAGCACTTCTCAATCGTTTCGTTTTAGAAGGAGTCGATAATGGTGCTACCGACCGCTTCCTTAGATCCCCCCGGAGTGGTGATGGGGGCTTATTTAAAATCTCAACACAATCATCATCAGTGTGATCATTGGGAGGATAGTTTATTTCAAGGCAACTCGTGTCAAATATGTGTACCTCAAAAAGAGAAGTTTTTTTATAGTCAAACCACAACAAGTGCCCTTGATCTAGAGAGTAATATGCAGCAAACTCTTTCCAACCATTTTTAAATATAATCTCACCATCATGATTAGTCCAATCTATTTTCCATTGAGTGCCATCTGGAAGCTTAAGATACACTGGATTCGGCACACTACTACCATATATCCTACTGAACTTTCTTGGTATCTTCTGCAATGCCAATGAAACTGTTACTAATAAtaagcataattatcaaaactcacAATCATAACAGAAAATAATGATTATACAAACAGAAACTGATTCCTCCCACTCTATTTGTGTCAATCAACCTCCTAACAACCTTCTAAGAATTTTTCTAACAAGTTTCCCTCTTTTCCTAGCAGCAGCTTTGCTTATTCAGTTACTgctctaactaactaactaactagccAATGAAACTGTTGTTAAGAAGCATAATAAGAATCAGAACTCAAATGCATGAATGTTTGAGGAGCATGCTATGCTGCTGAGGAACCCTGCAGTGTGTGCTTCTGTTACCCCACAGGGGAAAATCacaaagagacaaagagaaagtGAAAGATAAGAGGTAGAGGTGATGAAAATGCTTACAAGAGTTCCAGCTTGGAGACTTTTCCTGTGAATAATCTTGAAGAAGCTGATCACAGTGGAAGGAGACTTGCTCTTTGGTTGGAAGCTAGTTGAAGCCATGGAAAGAAGTTGTTGATTACACACTCACTCATAGACACTGTGTCTCTCAGGTAAGAAGACAACATGTGAAGAataccccaaaaaaaaaaaaggatgaaaATGCTTATTTTCTAAGGGTGAGATCGTAATTTAAGTAACATGTAGAGATGGTACGCAATAATTGATGACATTGAACCTCACCTATTTACAGAACCTTTAGCAGAGAGAGTTACaacatttttcaataaaaattcatGTGACATATTCAAATTTCAaggaatatattattatatagaaATTGGCATGTTAACCTTTGGTAAGATGAAAATGTACATAGGTCGGTAAAACTGGATTTGTCCGCCGTAAATATGTATCAGATCTATTTTTTAGAGTTTAATCTAGTTCtatatttaatgaaatttaaatattttcgAGCTACAATTATACTAGATTTAAACCGAATGAAATTTAGTTTTTATCAATATATATAGAtagttataatttaaaattttaaatatatctaaACTAATTTAGGTTGGTCGAGTGATCAGCTTAGTcatcgtccgcttaagcaagtgttgaGAGTTCGAATTTCATCTCATATGTATAATAACACATTAGCCAATTACAAACTcttaaatgaaattcaaatttatAATGGAATAATACTTAACATGTTAGGGATTGTAGGAagccaaaaaaatatatttatacctaaattttattatatttttgcccccactataaaatttttctatttataattaatataacataatattagaattaatttaaaatatatatacttttttttaattctctAGGTCAGGTAAACCGATTCGTTTTGACCTAGATCCGCCCCTGGGTATACTTTTGAGACTGATCCTAAACccgataaaatcacaccaaactagCCCTTAAAATATTTAAATCTAGGGTCTTTAGATTGGATCGGACCATGTGCATCCCTACTTTGGACCTTAACAATCGAAGTATTCTATTCTATTCCACTTACACgtcactactactactactattacAAGTCAAATCTCACATCTTTGACTTCAGTACCCAATGAAGTCCTTTTCTTCATGATTATACTCTAAAAGAATCTCTTCAAGATGAGAAGCTTGTAAACACTTCCATTCTTATTTAAGTAGCATCTTCATTTATTTATTAGTTAAGTGTTTAATTATGGATGCTAACACTAAATTTTTGGTGCCAGGAAATATGGTGCTAATGTGCCAATTCCAGTGTTTCTCAAACCTACAAATGGCACCAAATGGAATTGTTCAGTGCATGNATTTGCAAAATTATTTAGTACTAACAATTCCATTCTTATTATTCAGATCTTATGAATGGAACCAGATTACAATAACATAAACCATGCATGAGCACTAGAAGAAAGTTTGATAAGCAATTTATTTAAGATCATAATGACTAAAACAAACATATAAAATGTGCAGTTTTTGTGTGTGTCACTACTCACTACTGAAAACTTCCCATGGGAATGTACATATCTCCCAAACATACCATTTTATTATTGGTCACACAAAACAGCAACATTGTCAACAAGGATACTAAACAAAACACAAAATTAAATTGGATATGGTAGAAGGTTGATCCAACAAAAGGAGCTAAACAATATCAGAAAATTTCTTGGCTAAATAGCCCCTGAAGTCCAGGTTACCTAACCATCTGCTCTATAAATACGACATTCGAGCAATGCATCTTTTCCATTGACAAGCTCAAGGATACAAACATCTCCAGCTTTTAAATTATTGTCAAGAGCGAAAGCCAGCCAACCGCGGGAGATATAGGCATTAGCCTGATAACACAGCAACTTTACAGGCCACAACTTGCTATCAAATCGTATCACTACATACGGCTCCTTCTTTTCGAAATACTTGTTGAAGAAGGAAACTGGCACGCTCTACAACATGATTATTTTTATCATCATTGTCATAACAAAATCACAATTTCTTGAAGTATAACAATAGCAATCATATAAGTTTCTACATGGATATGAACATAAACTTACAGCCCTTGATTTTGATAGATCACTTTCTGTTATCTTGATCACGAAAGAGGGATTTTGTGACTCGGAGTTCTTGAATTCTTTTGGACATTTGGACTTCTTAGCTTCTTTCTGAGATTGAATCCCAGAGACCTGAGGCTGGAAATCTAGCACCAGCTCCACAAAATATTAGAAATATTATTAGAATGAATCCTATACATGATTAGAAATGATGTGGTTAAATCTAAAGAAGAAGTAAATAATAACAGCTAAGTTAACCACCattatttgtattaaaattaGTTCTAGCTCTGCTTAAACTTCAAAAACACTGCCTAAGAACACCAAGGTCTATGCATCAGCCACAAAAGTAGAAAGAAAATCACTTGATTGACAAATGGCATATGAAGTTATTCGCGTCACACGACCGTATCATCAAGATATTTTAAATGGAACCAGAATTCAAAAACACAAGCCTGCAAGCACAAGCATCTAGTGTTAATGCAAGGTCGCACCCAAAGGGTGTAAAATAGGGAATCTAACTTGATGATTACATCAGTGGCGGACGAGTAGCTTGAACTCGTGACCTTGAGGTCAAAGGAGACAACTCAATTATTGCTCCAAGGCTTCTTTTTGTACACTCAAACAAGGAATAAGTACAACAGGTCTTCACTGTTAGAAAAGGTGAATGACACATTCTTCACAAACTATTAGTTTTAAAAGCTCTTGAAGTTCTAGCGAAGTGCCTAACCTTGGGCTCTATAAATATGAACATCAAGCACCGGATCTTCTCTTTCGATGAGCTCAAAAATAGTAACATCCCCAGGTTGTAGTGTACTTGTTCGAACAAAAAGTCCCCAACCGGAAGCGATAATGGCATGAGAATTATATGGATAACAGCGCAGCTTTGCAGGAATCAGTATCTTCTGAAACCTTATCTGTACATTCTGCTCCTTTTCAAAATACTTTCTGAAAAAGGAAGCTTGGAAATTCTGCAACACAGCATATTCTCATCATTATCATCAGAAAACAGAATCCCAATTTGTGAAATCACAATAATAATATGTAAAGACATAAACTTACAACTGTTGGTCTTGATACATTGCTTTGCCTTGCCTTGACTATGAAAAAGGGATTTTCTGATTTGAATTTCTGTGCTTCATTCAGAGCTTGAAACCCACTGGTCCCAGGATAGAAATCTGAATCCACCAGTATCATAAAACACAAAATGATTAAGGATTTAAGAACAGCACAGGGCCTATTTTGTCCCTATTTCACAAAACtaacaaaagaaattagaaaaactAGATACATACCATCCACATATGGCAATTTCTTAAGCTGTGTCTCTTTGGATTGGCTATCCAATTCGCTATCTTCTTCACTATCTTCCACATCTATAGTTTTGACAGTAAATTTCACTCTTTTACTTCTAGAAGGAGATGATGGCTTCGGTGCTGCTTTCGCCTTTTTCTTCGGCTGCGGCTGTTCATTCAAGATCCCAGCCAAGTTACCATCATTGATGAGGTCATTGGAAGGATACTCTATTTCAAGGCAACTCATGTCAAATATTTGTACTTCAATTTTAGAAGTTCCGTTGTACTCAAACCACAACAAATGGCCATTTTCAAGTGAGTAATACGCAGCAAACTCTTTCCAACCCTTTTCGAACAGAATCTCACCATCTTTATTAGTCCAATCTATTTTCCATTCAGTGTCATCTGCAGGCTTCAGATACACTGGATTCGGAAAACCATTACCATATTTCTTACTAAACTTGTTTGGTACCTTCTGCATGCCAATGAAACAGTTCTTGGTTAACCATAACTAACTTGTCCCTCCTTTCCTAACAGCAGCTTTGCTGATTCAGCAACTGTTCTAaccaattaactaactaactaactaactaatcaatAGAACTATTGTTTGTAagcataataaattaataacaatcAAAACTCAGAAGCATGCTATGCTGCATGTGTTTTCTGTTACCTCAGGGACAATCACAGGGAAAGAAAATTGGTatgaattaaataatattttaagaaaagAGGATATGAAAGTGAAGAAAATGCTCACTCACAAGAATTCCATTTTGAAGGCTTTCTGTGAGAACAATCTTGAAGAAACTGATCACAGCTGAAGGAGAATGGTGGTTGTGTTGGAAGGTAGAGGAAGCCATGGATGTTGTTATTGTAACTAACACACACAATCACAGTCACAGTCAGAGTCACAAGCACTGTGTAACTCTGGTAAGAACTAAGAAcaaaatttatgaaaaagcagAAGGGTAAGACCGTAATTTCAGTTACTTTGTAAAGTTGGAATGCAATTAAATTCACCTTCTCTCATCAATAAATTGTTGCCAACTTAGTTAATGAAAATATGGCTTAATATAAGTATCTATGACGTGCAACACGACACCATCTATGACTTGTTTTGGTAATTTTATCAGCACCATGAACATTATTTAGAACTATATAAGTAcaaatatcttttagttttaaaattttggaaTTGGGAGTTTGGAGGAAAATGGATTAttttaaaggatttttcaaagGAAAAAAAATCCGTAATACTAGTTTATTTCTTGAAAGCATTTACTagtgttgaaaatttttttaagaggaaaataatatgaaaaaaaaatattgtcaCTTGATAATATCACTTCTAATTTGATAAAAATTTGATTGTAATAAATATACTTCGTATTAAAACTTAAAAGCATAGTACTTCACAAATTGGAGAGAGATTATCTATTGAGAAAATATAACATTACTTCTAAAAAAGTATAGTATCTATctcttaaaaaattaaaatgatgccTCCAATATTTCAAATACTGAACTAATTTCATTTCTTTTAGAAAACTAGGTTAGTTTCGCAAAACTCCACCTATGGAATAGTTGTCCTACATAGGCGATCCCATATTCGAATAAAAAATAAGGGTTATATTAGATTTTCGACAGCCAACATAAAAGTTTAGTTGAATCTCATGGATCAAAAATGTTATTGTGCTAAAATTAGGTTGTTACTCCAAAGCAACGCACTGTATGGCTCGCGTACTATGATGCATAGATATTGACACAGACACGGGACAtgacacgacacgggacacgccgacagctaatttatctaaatttattttaaaaatatatgttaagaataagacaggacacgctgacacgtgatggtatttaggtgtgtccggagaagaattttttattttttattaagacacggtcggacacagcagacacgcgtgtcggacgagtgtcggtgagtgtcgtgtccgaaatgtgtccgacatgCGGACACAACAACTCAACGAAGTGTCCATGCTTCATAGCTCGCGTACAATGTCAAATGAGTAAGAGCCACTGCATCGGTGTTTGGAtatagtgttaaatgagcaagggttgccgcgttttcgtgaacggacCAAGATAAATAAGTTAGTTCACAAAGATTAAGATAAAGGTAAAAATCGGAGCGACAGAAGGTTAAGATTTGAGACATGAAACATAGGCAGTCTAACAGGAAAATCTATAGAGGTGGTAgataccatgacaaggaggaaagTTAACATCATGtacctacaagaaacaaaatgggtcGGTGCAAAGattagggagttggatacttttGGATTCAAACTTTGATATGGTGGAAGGAGGTACTTTTCATGTGATTATCgtctatgcaccgcaagtgggcgAATAACACAAGATAAaattttgggaggatctagagagtttggtccaAGATATATCTTCGAAAGATAaaattttcttaggaggagatttaaatggccatatTGAAAGAGAAGTGACTAGATATGGAAATATTCACGGGGCCCATGGTTTCGGAGTGGTCAATACCAAAGATAAAACTATTTTagattttttctcaatttttgacttcatcgcaaatacatg harbors:
- the LOC107621531 gene encoding B3 domain-containing transcription factor VRN1-like isoform X1 — encoded protein: MQNQKKSFPKWIVKCCFLCPCIYLIKRLEKFSLLISTNQQKIKAASTASTYTGPTKDKCQCPLKKCSRHNNSYLCQKITMASCSYQPNKHSPPKTLIRFFKIILRQSLQDGNLKIPNKFTSKYGGGVKNPVYLKPPDGTQWKVQWTQHDGDILFEKGWKEFAAYYSLDHGHLLRFEFNGTSCFEVHIFDMSGLEIHYPFNNRIDNDSVETLNELPPQCWGREQKRLKTPLSLSLPFTSKQLRIATETRDVEGGSQPEEKNIEMPIIPSVIHRSDVFEPGTCGFRCLEEAQKFNSENPSFMIKLGKSNLQRSRANFKASFYIKYFENKEQNVEIRYEGKLWPAKLLCYPAAAAAYISNGWRPFSLENDLKVGDVCVFELISGENPVLDAHIYRANG
- the LOC107621531 gene encoding B3 domain-containing transcription factor VRN1-like isoform X2 translates to MQNQKKSFPKWIVKCCFLCPCIYLIKRLEKFSLLISTNQQKIKAASTASTYTGPTKDKCQKIPNKFTSKYGGGVKNPVYLKPPDGTQWKVQWTQHDGDILFEKGWKEFAAYYSLDHGHLLRFEFNGTSCFEVHIFDMSGLEIHYPFNNRIDNDSVETLNELPPQCWGREQKRLKTPLSLSLPFTSKQLRIATETRDVEGGSQPEEKNIEMPIIPSVIHRSDVFEPGTCGFRCLEEAQKFNSENPSFMIKLGKSNLQRSRANFKASFYIKYFENKEQNVEIRYEGKLWPAKLLCYPAAAAAYISNGWRPFSLENDLKVGDVCVFELISGENPVLDAHIYRANG
- the LOC107621530 gene encoding B3 domain-containing protein Os12g0591400, with product MASTSFQPKSKSPSTVISFFKIIHRKSLQAGTLKIPRKFSRIYGSSVPNPVYLKLPDGTQWKIDWTNHDGEIIFKNGWKEFAAYYSLDQGHLLWFDYKKTSLFEVHIFDTSCLEINYPPNDHTDDDCVEILNKPPSPLRGDLRKRSVAPLSTPSKTKRLRSATKSRDVERGSQSKDTSLEMPVFSSPRQDFLDFSPGTSGFQALKEAEKFSSENPFCIVKIRQAIRSNRNFPASFFIKYFKNEEQKVKISFEGKLFPAKLRYYRQNSTAFISSGWLQFAQASKLQPGDVTVFELVDRDDPVFETHIYRAKAFKSSSCGFQSLKAARNFKSENPSFMVKITQTNLPRTNAAIPVPFFTKYFAKKKPNIQIKLRNKLLPAKLLYYPSSSAAYISAGWQAFVGASNLKAGDVCVFELVNEKDRVLDVHIYRAGRLLSF
- the LOC107624556 gene encoding B3 domain-containing transcription factor VRN1-like isoform X3; amino-acid sequence: MQKVPNKFSKKYGNGFPNPVYLKPADDTEWKIDWTNKDGEILFEKGWKEFAAYYSLENGHLLWFEYNGTSKIEVQIFDMSCLEIEYPSNDLINDGNLAGILNEQPQPKKKAKAAPKPSSPSRSKRVKFTVKTIDVEDSEEDSELDSQSKETQLKKLPYVDDFYPGTSGFQALNEAQKFKSENPFFIVKARQSNVSRPTVNFQASFFRKYFEKEQNVQIRFQKILIPAKLRCYPYNSHAIIASGWGLFVRTSTLQPGDVTIFELIEREDPVLDVHIYRAQDFQPQVSGIQSQKEAKKSKCPKEFKNSESQNPSFVIKITESDLSKSRASVPVSFFNKYFEKKEPYVVIRFDSKLWPVKLLCYQANAYISRGWLAFALDNNLKAGDVCILELVNGKDALLECRIYRADG
- the LOC107624556 gene encoding putative B3 domain-containing protein REM15 isoform X4, with translation MASSTFQHNHHSPSAVISFFKIVLTESLQNGILPQPKKKAKAAPKPSSPSRSKRVKFTVKTIDVEDSEEDSELDSQSKETQLKKLPYVDDFYPGTSGFQALNEAQKFKSENPFFIVKARQSNVSRPTVNFQASFFRKYFEKEQNVQIRFQKILIPAKLRCYPYNSHAIIASGWGLFVRTSTLQPGDVTIFELIEREDPVLDVHIYRAQDFQPQVSGIQSQKEAKKSKCPKEFKNSESQNPSFVIKITESDLSKSRASVPVSFFNKYFEKKEPYVVIRFDSKLWPVKLLCYQANAYISRGWLAFALDNNLKAGDVCILELVNGKDALLECRIYRADG
- the LOC107624556 gene encoding B3 domain-containing protein LOC_Os12g40080-like isoform X1, producing MASSTFQHNHHSPSAVISFFKIVLTESLQNGILKVPNKFSKKYGNGFPNPVYLKPADDTEWKIDWTNKDGEILFEKGWKEFAAYYSLENGHLLWFEYNGTSKIEVQIFDMSCLEIEYPSNDLINDGNLAGILNEQPQPKKKAKAAPKPSSPSRSKRVKFTVKTIDVEDSEEDSELDSQSKETQLKKLPYVDDFYPGTSGFQALNEAQKFKSENPFFIVKARQSNVSRPTVNFQASFFRKYFEKEQNVQIRFQKILIPAKLRCYPYNSHAIIASGWGLFVRTSTLQPGDVTIFELIEREDPVLDVHIYRAQDFQPQVSGIQSQKEAKKSKCPKEFKNSESQNPSFVIKITESDLSKSRASVPVSFFNKYFEKKEPYVVIRFDSKLWPVKLLCYQANAYISRGWLAFALDNNLKAGDVCILELVNGKDALLECRIYRADG
- the LOC107624556 gene encoding putative B3 domain-containing protein Os03g0621600 isoform X2, coding for MDSSTFQQNHHSPSTVIRFFKIVLTKSLQHKTLKVPNKFSKKYGNGFPNPVYLKPADDTEWKIDWTNKDGEILFEKGWKEFAAYYSLENGHLLWFEYNGTSKIEVQIFDMSCLEIEYPSNDLINDGNLAGILNEQPQPKKKAKAAPKPSSPSRSKRVKFTVKTIDVEDSEEDSELDSQSKETQLKKLPYVDDFYPGTSGFQALNEAQKFKSENPFFIVKARQSNVSRPTVNFQASFFRKYFEKEQNVQIRFQKILIPAKLRCYPYNSHAIIASGWGLFVRTSTLQPGDVTIFELIEREDPVLDVHIYRAQDFQPQVSGIQSQKEAKKSKCPKEFKNSESQNPSFVIKITESDLSKSRASVPVSFFNKYFEKKEPYVVIRFDSKLWPVKLLCYQANAYISRGWLAFALDNNLKAGDVCILELVNGKDALLECRIYRADG